The proteins below come from a single Seriola aureovittata isolate HTS-2021-v1 ecotype China chromosome 23, ASM2101889v1, whole genome shotgun sequence genomic window:
- the lpcat4 gene encoding lysophospholipid acyltransferase LPCAT4: MEEHDCQSTTHDYPHPFIHGVKLTRAQRIRGIILGSILFPLRITLAALFFLIIWPLARLRLAGLSEEDRSRPVTGWRHWLFHPIVWLLSRAVFFSLGFLWVKVKGRRADLKEAPVLVVAPHSGFLDMLVLCPSQLATVVSRSENASLPVIGALLEFNQSVLVSRKDPESRKKAVTQVTERLTSNGYWPQMLMFPEGTTTNGRALIKFKPGAFLAGVPVQPVLLRYPNKMDTVRWTYKGTTWLEALWHTASQFYTNMTVEFLPVYNPSQEEKNDPNLYADNVQKLMAKDLGIPATDYVMEGGVPVSKLGGLSLPLESPARKTLSLLLKNGLEASEVEAALDRMIDRCQSGAQGSKASAEELASVLGLTDRETAVTVCDLYSKDETVDFRQFYLSVAALSGFVSIKTLLHTAFSLFDREGRGSLSAEDLSDLMGALLGLPQHSTTELYLEASKQGQLTEENLLQVLTTHPTYQRVVNEYLQPEEVGSHLSFTSLANWKAVNNNGNVHNSNGSLHYNKKFE; encoded by the exons ATGGAGGAGCACGACTGTCAATCAACAACACACGACTATCCACATCCATTTATCCACGGGGTGAAGCTGACCAGAGCGCAGAGGATCAGG GGCATTATCTTGGGCAGTATCCTCTTCCCTCTACGCATCACACTGGCGGcccttttcttcctcatcaTTTGGCCTCTTGCCCGGCTACGATTGGCCGGTCTGTCTGAGGAGGACCGCTCTCGGCCCGTCACTGGCTGGAGACACTGGCTCTTCCATCCCATCGTCTGGCTGCTGAGCCGAGCCGTCTTCTTCTCCCTGGGCTTTCTGTGGGTAAAGGTGAAAGGTCGCAGGGCAGATCTGAAGGAGGCGCCGGTGCTGGTTGTGGCGCCCCACAGCGGCTTTCTGGACATGCTGGTTCTGTGTCCATCCCAGCTGGCAACGGTGGTGTCGCGGTCGGAGAACGCCAGCCTGCCGGTCATAGGAG CTTTGCTTGAGTTCAACCAGTCTGTGCTGGTAAGCAGGAAGGATCCAGAGTCAAGGAAAAAGGCAGTCACCCAGGTCACAGAGAGGCTGACCTCCAATGGCTACTGGCCTCAG ATGCTGATGTTTCCAGAGGGAACCACGACTAACGGCCGTGCTCTTATCAAATTCAAGCCTG GTGCCTTCCTTGCCGGAGTCCCAGTCCAGCCTGTTCTGTTGCGTTACCCCAACAAGATG GATACTGTACGCTGGACATACAAAGGAACAACCTG GCTTGAGGCACTGTGGCACACAGCTTCACAGTTTTACACCAACATGACTGTTGAG TTCCTGCCAGTTTACAACCCATCCCAGGAGGAGAAGAATGATCCCAACCTGTATGCAGACAATGTTCAGAAACTCATGGCCAA gGACCTTGGCATCCCAGCTACAGACTATGTGATGGAGGGTGGAGTTCCTGTTAGTAAACTGGGTGGTCTCTCTCTTCCACTGGAGTCCCCTGCCAGAAAAACGctctcactgctgctgaaaaacgG gttgGAGGCATCTGAAGTGGAAGCAGCACTGGACCGGATGATTGACAGGTGTCAGTCTGGAGCTCAGGGGTCAAAGGCCAGTGCAGAGGAGCTTGCCTCTGTTCTCGGActgacagatagagagacagcaGTCACTGTCTGTGACCTCTACTCCAAG gatgAAACTGTGGACTTCAGACAGTTTTATTTGAGTGTTGCTGCGCTCTCAGGATTTGTCAGCATCAAAACACTACTTCACACAGCTTTCAGT ctgtttgacCGGGAAGGCAGAGGCAGTCTAAGTGCAGAGGACCTGTCAGACCTCATGGGGGCGCTGCTGGGCCTTCCTCAGCACAGCACCACTGAACTGTACCTGGAGGCCTCCAAACAAGGCCAGCTCACTGAAG AAAATCTGCTCCAAGTGCTGACGACCCACCCGACCTATCAGAGAGTAGTGAATGAATACCTGCAGCCAGAGGAGGTGGGCTCTCACCTGTCATTCACTTCGCTGGCCAATTGGAAGGCTGTGAACAACAACGGAAACGTGCACAACAGTAACGGATCCCTCCACTACAACAAGAAGTTTGAATGA